The following proteins are co-located in the Castor canadensis chromosome 5, mCasCan1.hap1v2, whole genome shotgun sequence genome:
- the Ncbp2 gene encoding nuclear cap-binding protein subunit 2 isoform X1: MSGGLLKALRSDSYVELSQYRDQHFRGDNEEQEKLLKKSCTLYVGNLSFYTTEEQIYELFSKSGDIKKIIMGLDKVKKTACGFCFVEYYSRADAENAMRYINGTRLDDRIIRTDWDAGFKEGRQYGRGRSGGQVRDEYRQDYDAGRGGYGKLAQNQ, encoded by the exons ATGTCTGGTGGCCTCCTGAAGGCGCTCCGCAGTGACTCCTACGTGGAGCTGAGCCAGTACCGCGACCAGCACTTCCGG GGTGacaatgaagaacaagaaaaattacTGAAGAAAAGCTGTACATTGTATGTTGGAAATCTTTCCTTTTACACAACTGAAGAACAAATTTATGAACTCTTCAGCAAAAGTGGTGATATAAAAAAGATCATTATGGGTCTGgataaagtgaaaaaaacagCATGTGGATTCTGTTTTGTGGA ATACTATTCAAGagcagatgcagaaaatgccatGCGGTACATAAATGGAACTCGTCTCGATGACCGGATCATTCGCACAGACTGGGATGCAGGCTTTAAGGAGGGCAGGCAGTATGGACGTGGGCGATCTGGGGGCCAG GTCCGAGATGAGTATCGTCAAGACTATGATGCTGGGAGAGGCGGCTATGGAAAATTGGCACAAAACCAGTGA
- the Ncbp2 gene encoding nuclear cap-binding protein subunit 2 isoform X2, protein MGLDKVKKTACGFCFVEYYSRADAENAMRYINGTRLDDRIIRTDWDAGFKEGRQYGRGRSGGQVRDEYRQDYDAGRGGYGKLAQNQ, encoded by the exons ATGGGTCTGgataaagtgaaaaaaacagCATGTGGATTCTGTTTTGTGGA ATACTATTCAAGagcagatgcagaaaatgccatGCGGTACATAAATGGAACTCGTCTCGATGACCGGATCATTCGCACAGACTGGGATGCAGGCTTTAAGGAGGGCAGGCAGTATGGACGTGGGCGATCTGGGGGCCAG GTCCGAGATGAGTATCGTCAAGACTATGATGCTGGGAGAGGCGGCTATGGAAAATTGGCACAAAACCAGTGA
- the Ncbp2as2 gene encoding protein NCBP2AS2, translating to MVLRRLLAALLHSPQLVERLSESRPIRRAAQLTAFALLQAQLRGQDAARRLRALAAGPPGSLGHRVARFRDAFTQELRRGLRDRPRPPPGTQKGPGANS from the coding sequence ATGGTTCTGCGGAGGCTGCTGGCCGCCCTGCTGCACAGCCCGCAGCTCGTGGAGCGTCTGTCCGAGTCGCGGCCTATCCGGCGTGCCGCGCAACTCACCGCTTTCGCACTGCTACAAGCACAGCTGCGTGGCCAGGACGCGGCCCGCCGCTTGCGAGCCCTCGCGGCCGGGCCCCCGGGCTCCTTGGGCCACCGTGTCGCGCGATTCAGAGACGCCTTCACGCAAGAACTACGCCGCGGCCTACGAGACCGCCCGCGGCCGCCACCAGGTACCCAGAAGGGCCCGGGCGCAAACTCTTAA